The Mercurialis annua linkage group LG2, ddMerAnnu1.2, whole genome shotgun sequence genome contains a region encoding:
- the LOC126666645 gene encoding uncharacterized protein LOC126666645 — MAAWTAAARQAVNLTRLSSPKLASSSSSLTAPQAASLIQRRGLAGGGDHHGPPKVNFWQDPMSPSKWKEEHFVIVSLTGWGVLIYGGYKFFTGGKKDKKEEVGDAAH, encoded by the exons ATGGCAGCATGGACGGCGGCGGCTCGTCAAGCCGTAAATCTCACTCGCCTTTCGTCTCCAAAATTGGcctcctcttcttcttcgttAACCGCTCCTCAAGCCGCTTCTCTCATTCAACGGCGTGGCCTAGCTGGCGGCGGCG ATCATCATGGACCGCCCAAGGTGAACTTTTGGCAGGATCCGATGAGCCCATCTAAATGGAAAGAAGAGCAT TTTGTGATCGTCTCTTTAACTGGATGGGGAGTACTCATCTATGGAGGTTACAAGTTCTTTACTGGAGGCAAGAAAGACAAGAAGGAAGAG GTTGGGGATGCAGCTCACTAA
- the LOC126666891 gene encoding uncharacterized protein LOC126666891 yields the protein MTTAIKINQTHNRNDPNRLITRILTNLSKLAVDSTFNDSLKGVTGPRKLYKIVQERLKRPPASLPSSHCKKPEDAKLAAEMRMKVEKMIEDMAKLNQQVETSAKRIVEETEPVKKGPNEGIKKLMVLEPEKRIFIRSRL from the exons ATGACTACCGCCATTAAAATCAACCAAACTCACAATCGAAATGACCCGAACCGTTTGATTACACGGATCCTAACGAACCTGTCCAAATTAGCCGTGGATTCTACCTTCAACGACTCTCTCAAAGGCGTCACCG GTCCTAGGAAACTTTATAAGATTGTGCAAGAGAGATTGAAGCGTCCACCAGCTTCACTCCCCTCAAGTCACTGTAAGAAACCCGAAGATGCAAAATTAGCAGCGGAGATGCGAATGAAAGTTGAAAAAATGATTGAAGATATGGCTAAGTTAAATCAGCAAGTTGAGACGTCAGCCAAGCGCATAGTAGAGGAAACTGAGCCTGTGAAGAAGGGACCAAATGAAGGCATCAAGAAATTGATGGTTTTGGAACCTGAGAAGAGAATTTTCATCCGGTCTCGGTTGTAA